The genomic interval GTATAATATTAAACATCTTGTAATCATTGAGCTAATAGCTAAGCGCTAAAAGCTGATCGCTTAATTCAGGACAAACTAAAAAAGCATGGCCATAATGACCATGCTTTTCAGATAACAATAACCAATTATTTTTTTAGTCTTTGGGCTCAGCTTCCTTAACCTTTACGTCTTCAACAACCACAGCTTCCGGCTCCGCGCTTTCAGCCTCAACTGTTTCCTGAACCTCCTCGGTTTCAGCCTCCGCGGCATTCGCTTCAACCGCCTTCGTTTCTTCAATTCCGGCGGCGATATCAGCCTCAACTCCCTGCTTCACTTCTGCTGAAATGGAAGACCTTTTTTCAACCACAGGTTTCTCTTTTTTAACTGTCTCGCGGGTGCTAAAAGTCACCACCGACATGGACGCATTATCACCAGCACGAAACCGCGACTTGATCACCCTTGTATACCCTCCGGGACGATCCTGGAATCGGGGGGCAATTTCATCAAATAACTTTTTGACCAATACATGGTCATTCAACAATTTAAATGCCTGACGGCGGGCATGCAAGCTGTTTTTCTTACCCAAAGTCACGAGCCGATCGGAAAGTCTTCGCAGCTCCTTGGCCCGGGGCAAAGTCGTTTCAATGGTTTCATATTTGATTAATGATCCAGCCAATGACCGCATCATCGCTTTCTGATGGCTGGGTCCATATCCCAGCCTCCTGCCTACAACTTGATGTCGCATCCCCTTTTTCTCCCTTTATCTACTGGCGAAGCCGCTTGATTAAAATCAGTAACAGCGGCTGAACAGTTACATATTCTTATTCTTCATAATCGTCGATCATTACTTTTTTAATCATCTCGGCATTTTCAGGATCAAAATCGGTAACCTTCACCCCCAATGACAAACCCATCTGGCTGAGAATATCCTTGATTTCATTCAGGGAT from Pseudomonadota bacterium carries:
- the rplQ gene encoding 50S ribosomal protein L17: MRHQVVGRRLGYGPSHQKAMMRSLAGSLIKYETIETTLPRAKELRRLSDRLVTLGKKNSLHARRQAFKLLNDHVLVKKLFDEIAPRFQDRPGGYTRVIKSRFRAGDNASMSVVTFSTRETVKKEKPVVEKRSSISAEVKQGVEADIAAGIEETKAVEANAAEAETEEVQETVEAESAEPEAVVVEDVKVKEAEPKD